Proteins encoded within one genomic window of Oncorhynchus nerka isolate Pitt River linkage group LG9b, Oner_Uvic_2.0, whole genome shotgun sequence:
- the LOC115114326 gene encoding LOW QUALITY PROTEIN: eukaryotic translation initiation factor 4 gamma 1-like (The sequence of the model RefSeq protein was modified relative to this genomic sequence to represent the inferred CDS: inserted 2 bases in 2 codons): MKALLLSVHLQDRLASQRHPNAEPSEMNKPPQPITGPTSVPHPSPSPGLTQAAYAPGQPPSLVFATPPPQQMNSSPQPRQFAAGPRALHQQGGYRALQPYYANRATMSTSAPRVQTSSGPRPVGPTHVYQPSSQMMMIPGQQLSFAGSPQGYFIPPGQYRAPYMPPSPQYPVTSGTAGFYPGTSPAEYPTYAGAYYPAQPQYSHTPPVQTAPVMISPAQPQQQALXPQPPPSQPLAPKRERKAIRIRDPNQGGRDITEEIMSGGRATSTPPSQSSTTEGEGPSQTNGEVTKPVTMMTRTDDNTEPAETMVAMTPPPALVTPEPATATASTEAKQEKDSQAAPPTEQVVSQSAVPTAAGKAEEAIPPEEDQAPPPSPSPPAAPTSPPPAEVQTSPPITTIAQVSDTVDAGVTLAGKAVTPEAPPIEEEPSAALAAVEKPPALVAEKEEAENXKEEEVVVVEEEIVEKVKEEPVLTTKPEVVAPVTVAVAKEHTKPAPRPLTPVATATIKHSAPAVKPVVSVEAPTKTESVVEPTAPKQETAAAVPVSAPVPAVTPSVPEAEPAMAQKSEAQTPLSNGLPQEYPDEVDSPVPAQERTAMPNTEPAVPTPQETATLADAAVAEEGEKEEDAATVPLASSPSEDTSMQAAVSVPKKKRNMKELNKKEAIGDMLDAFKEEKEAAAAPEPLSTLAEPSPVAPLPLVTADAPDETWEEKEDKQNADTPPLKPGDLKYQYKGEQWKPIDPEDKKRYDREFLLGFRYIGASMNKPEGLPLICDVVLDKANKTPMRPAEPGRNMMNAGPDFTPAFMGNLGRQSSGGGGGGPRGPGRDHMGPPGPRRSQQGQRKEPRKIIISSSLGGDVELNKAEKAWKPAMKMAGSRGTGPEEEESDDPEQAKTQELFKRVRSILNKLTPQMFQQLMKQVTELTIDTEERLKGVIDLIFEKAISEPNFSVAYANMCRCLMGLKVPTTDKPGVTVNFRKLLLNRCQKEFEKDQDDDVIFEAKQKEMEAAKEEEKAGLKAELEEAKDKARRRSLGNIKFIGELFKLKMLTEAIMHDCIVKLLKNHDEESLECLCRLLSTIGKDLDFEKAKPRMDQYFAQMDKIIKEKKTSSRIRFMLQDVIDLRRSGWVPRRGEQGPKTIDQIHKDAEREEQMQLVKVQQQLMSRNDSGGGGGGGGGGRGGGGGGGRDGRGGDRDRGGRDQGGRGGQHGGQGARGSQPQDEGWNTVPISTKNRPIDTSRLSKITKPGALDFNNQLLAPQLGGKGMWGSWGKGSSGGTTGAKPAAGAEPAAETGRPATGNRFSALQQSAPPASSSDADRRVPQRSSSSRDRGGDRDRFDRFERRDSSRDARPPVTKRSFSRETEERRSDSRTPTEPPVRRVASMSDDRNRGSRDRGGSGSRDRAPSKEAVVKRETGPTLPPAAPAKPAMTEEELDKKSSAIIEEYLHLNDMKEALQCVGELNSAPLLFVFVRNGLEDTLERSAIARERMGLLLHQLLKAGTLPTTQYYKGLQEILEVAEDMAIDIPHIWQYLAELITPMLHDGGIPMGQLFREISKPLVPLGKAGLLLVQILNLLCKGMTHKKVGGLWTEAGLNWRDFLPEDEDVNKFVTEQKIEFTLGEESDETNQKKPMSGEELSKHLDRLIQDRANNQRIRDWVEANLDEQQAAANQFVRALMTSICQSAVICENPYKVDVEQITQRAKLLQRYLSDEHRELQALYALQALMVHMEQPANLLRMFFDALYDEDVIKEEAFYRWESSKDPAEQTGKGVALKSVTAFFTWLREAEEESDKD; encoded by the exons ATGAAGGCCCTGCTCTTGTCAGTCCATTTACAAG aTCGGCTGGCAAGTCAGCGCCACCCTAATGCAGAACCAAGTGAAATGAACAAACCACCGCAGCCTATAACGGGACCCACCTCTGTcccacacccctccccctcccctggaCTGACACAG gCTGCCTATGCCCCAGGTCAGCCCCCTTCTCTCGTCTTTGCCACCCCACCACCTCAACAAATGAACTCTTCACCGCAACCGCGACAG TTCGCCGCAGGGCCTCGTGCTTTACACCAACAG GGCGGATACAGGGCACTGCAG ccCTACTATGCCAACAGGGCCACCATGTCCACCAGTGCCCCCCGGGTCCAGACCAGCAGCGGGCCTCGTCCGGTGGGTCCCACCCATGTCTACCAGCCCAGCTCCCAGATGATGATGATCCCTGGGCAGCAGCTGTCCTTTGCTGGCTCCCCTCAGGGCTACTTCATCCCCCCTGGACAG taccGGGCTCCCTACATGCCACCCAGTCCACAATACCCCGTGACCAGTGGCACAGCAGGCTTCTACCCAGGAACCAGCCCGGCTGAATACCCCACCTATG caGGTGCCTACTACCCGGCCCAGCCCCAGTACAGCCACACACCCCCTGTCCAAACCGCGCCTGTCATGATAAGCCCCGCCCAGCCCCAGCAACAGGCCC CCCCTCAGCCGCCGCCGAGCCAACCACTGGCACCCAAGAGGGAGCGCAAAGCG ATCAGAATACGAGACCCCAACCAGGGGGGCCGCGATATCACAGAGGAAATCATGTCCGGGGGAAGGGCCACCTCCACCCCCCCATCACAG TCCTCCACTACAGAGGGAGAAGGTCCTTCCCAGACCAACGGAGAAGTTACAAAGCCCGTCACCATGATGACGAGAACAG ATGACAACACGGAACCTGCAGAAACAATGGTCGCCATGACCCCGCCTCCTGCGTTGGTGACCCCAGAGCCTGCCACCGCCACCGCCTCAACTGAGGCCAAGCAGGAAAAAGATAGCCAGGCAGCCCCACCTACCGAACAGGTCGTCAGCCAATCGGCTGTCCCCACGGCTGCGGGGAAGGCCGAGGAGGCCATTCCGCCAGAGGAAGACCAggcccctcccccatccccctcgcCCCCGGCAGCTCCTACCTCCCCTCCCCCTGCAGAGGTGCAGACATCACCCCCCATCACCACCATCGCTCAGGTCAGTGACACGGTGGATGCCGGTGTGACCCTGGCGGGAAAGGCAGTGACTCCTGAAGCTCCTCCCATTGAGGAAGAGCCTTCGGCCGCCCTAGCAGCCGTCGAGAAGCCTCCTGCTCTGGTAGCGgagaaagaggaggcagaga aaaaggaagaagaagtagtggtggtggaggaggagattgTAGAGAAGGTAAAGGAGGAGCCTGTGCTTACCACCAAGCCAGAGGTAGTGGCGCCTGTTACGGTGGCGGTCGCTAAAGAACACACTAAGCCCGCTCCACGACCTTTGACTCCCGTTGCCACAGCAACGATCAAACACTCTGCCCCGGCCGTGAAGCCGGTGGTGTCTGTGGAAGCTCCCACTAAAACTGAGAGCGTGGTCGAGCCGACAGCGCCGAAACAGGAAACTGCTGCTGCTGTGCCCGTGTCTGCCCCCGTTCCTGCCGTCACCCCCTCTGTCCCGGAGGCAGAGCCCGCCATGGCCCAGAAGAGCGAGGCGCAGACGCCCCTGTCCAACGGCCTCCCCCAGGAGTACCCCGACGAGGTAGACTCCCCCGTGCCCGCACAAGAGCGAACTGCAATGCCCAACACCGAGCCTGCCGTTCCCACACCTCAGGAAACTGCTACCCTTGCAGATGCTGCCGtggcagaggagggggagaaagaggaagatgcAGCCACGGTGCCCTTGGCCAGTAGCCCTTCAGAGGACACGTCTATGCAAG ctGCTGTGTCTGTGCCAAAGAAGAAGAGGAACATGAAGGAGCTGAACAAGAAGGAGGCCATAGGAGACATGCTGGATGCCTTCAAAGAG GAGAAGGAGGCGGCGGCTGCCCCCGAGCCCTTGTCCACTCTGGCGGAGCCCAGCCctgtggcccctctccctttggtgACAGCCGACGCGCCAGACGAGAcgtgggaggagaaggaggacaaGCAGAACGCCGACACGCCCCCGCTCAAACCAGGCGACCTCAAGTACCAGTACAAAGGAG AGCAATGGAAGCCTATCGACCCGGAGGATAAGAAGAGGTACGACAGGGAGTTCCTGCTGGGCTTCCGGTACATTGGTGCCAGCATGAACAAGCCCGAGGGCCTGCCTCTTATCTGCGATGTGGTGTTGGATAAG gccaATAAGACCCCCATGCGCCCAGCGGAGCCGGGTCGCAACATGATGAACGCCGGGCCAGACTTCACCCCCGCCTTCATGGGTAACCTGGGCAGACAGTCCTCcggaggtgggggagggggacCACGGGGCCCTGGAAGGGACCATATGGGA ccccCAGGACCCCGGCGCTCCCAGCAGGGCCAGCGCAAGGAGCCCCGCAAGATCATCATCTCCTCATCGCTAGGCGGCGACGTGGAGCTCAACAAGGCAGAGAAAGCCTGGAAGCCCGCGATGAAGATGGCGGGGAGCCGCGGGACCGGCcccgaggaggaggagagcgacGACCCCGAGCAGGCCAAGACCCAGGAGCTGTTCAAGAGGGTCCGCTCCATCCTCAACAAGCTGACCCCTCAGATGTTCCAGCAACTGATGAAACAGGTCACCGAGCTGACCATCGACACGGAGGAGCGGCTGAAGGGAGTGATCGACCTGATCTTTGAGAAGGCCATCTCCGAGCCCAACTTCTCCGTGGCCTACGCCAACATGTGCCGCTGCCTTATGGGG TTGAAAGTGCCCACCACAGACAAGCCGGGAGTGACTGTGAACTTCCGTAAGCTGCTGCTGAACCGCTGTCAGAAGGAGTTTGAGAAGGACCAGGACGACGACGTGATCTTTGAGGCCAAACAGAAGGAGATGGAGGCCGCAAAAGAG GAGGAGAAAGCCGGTCTGAAGGCGGAGCTGGAGGAGGCGAAGGACAAGGCGCGCCGGCGGTCGCTGGGCAACATCAAGTTCATCGGCGAGCTGTTCAAGCTGAAGATGCTGACGGAGGCCATCATGCACGACTGCATCGTCAAGCTGCTGAAGAACCACGACGAGGAGTCGCTGGAGTGCCTCTGTAGACTGCTGTCCACCATCGGCAAGGACCTGGACTTTGAGAAGGCCAAg CCCCGTATGGACCAGTACTTTGCCCAGATGGACAAGATCATCAAGGAGAAGAAGACCTCGTCCAGGATCCGCTTCATGCTGCAGGACGTCATCGACCTCAGACGG AGTGGCTGGGTGCCCCGGCGAGGGGAACAAGGCCCGAAGACCATAGACCAGATCCACAAGGACGCTGAGCGAGAGGAGCAAATGCAGCTGGTCAAGGTCCAACAGCAGCTTATGTCAAGGAATgacagtggtggtggaggaggaggaggtggtggtggaagaggaggaggtggtggtggaggaagagACGGCAGGGGGGGAGACcgagacagaggaggaagggatcAGGGGGGCCGTGGGGGCCAGCACGGCGGCCAGGGGGCTAGgggcagccagccccaggacgaAGGCTGGAACACAGTGCCCATCTCCACCAAGAACAGACCCATCGATACCAGCCGGCTCAGCAAGATCACCAAG CCTGGTGCTCTGGACTTCAACAACCAGCTCCTTGCGCCCCAGCTCGGGGGTAAGGGCATGTGGGGCAGCTGGGGCAAGGGCAGCAGTGGAGGCACCACGGGAGCCAAGCCTGCTGCCGGAGCTGAACCGG CAGCGGAGACTGGCCGTCCGGCCACTGGCAACCGTTTCTCTGCCTTGCAGCAGTCTGCTCCACCAGCGTCGTCCTCGGACGCTGACCGCAGGGTACCCCAGAG GTCCAGCTCCAGTCGTGACCGCGGCGGGGACCGGGACAGGTTCGACCGCTTCGAGCGGCGCGACAGTAGTCGCGACGCCCGCCCGCCTGTCACCAAGCGCAGCTTCAGCCGCGAGACAGAGGAGCGTAGGAGCGATAGTCGTACCCCTACGGAACCCCCCGTCCGGCGCGTAGCCAGCATGTCTGACGACCGGAACAGAGGCAGCCGTGACCGGGGAGGCAGTGGTAGCCGGGACAGGGCTCCTAGCAAGGAGGCTGTTG TGAAGCGTGAGACAGGCCCCACCCTTCCCCCCGCTGCTCCGGCCAAACCGGCCATGACCGAGGAGGAGCTGGACAAGAAGTCCAGCGCCATCATCGAGGAGTATCTCCATCTCAACGATatgaag GAGGCGCTGCAGTGTGTAGGGGAGCTGAACAGCGCCCCGCTGCTCTTTGTGTTTGTGCGGAACGGCCTGGAGGACACTCTGGAGCGCAGCGCCATCGCCAGGGAACGGATGGGCCTGCTACTGCACCAACTCCTCAAGGCCGGCACCCTGCCCACAACACAGTACTACAAGgg GCTCCAGGAGATCCTGGAGGTGGCTGAGGATATGGCCATAGACATCCCCCACATCTGGCAATACCTGGCTGAGCTCATCACCCCCATGCTCCATGACGGAGGCATCCCCATGGGACAGCTCTTCAG gGAGATCTCCAAGCCCCTGGTTCCCCTGGGTAAGGCTGGTCTGCTGCTGGTGCAGATTCTCAACTTACTCTGCAAAGGAATG ACCCATAAGAAGGTGGGTGGTCTGTGGACGGAAGCAGGGCTCAACTGGAGAGACTTCTTGCCAGAGGATGAGGACGTCAATAAGTTTGTGACTGAACAG AAAATTGAGTTTACCCTGGGGGAGGAGTCAGATGAGACCAATCAGAAGAAGCCCATGAGCGGGGAGGAGCTTAGCAAACATCTGGACAGACTGATCCAGGACAGGGCTAACAACCAGCGCATCAGAGACTGGGTCGAG GCCAACCTGGACGAACAGCAGGCGGCTGCCAACCAGTTTGTGCGCGCTCTGATGACCTCCATTTGCCAGTCAGCTGTTATAT GTGAGAACCCGTACAAGGTGGACGTGGAGCAGATTACCCAGAGGGCCAAGCTGCTGCAGCGGTACCTGAGTGACGAGCATAGGGAGCTGCAGGCCCTTTACGCCCTCCAGGCCCTCATGGTGCACATGGAGCAACCGGCCA ATCTGCTGCGGATGTTCTTTGACGCGCTGTACGACGAGGACGTGATCAAAGAGGAGGCCTTCTACAGGTGGGAGTCCAGCAAAGACCCCGCAGAGCAGACCGGCAAGGGCGTGGCCCTTAAGTCGGTCACCGCTTTCTTCACCTGGCTCCGCGAGGCCGAAGAGGAGTCCGACAAGGACTAA